One Symbiobacterium terraclitae genomic region harbors:
- a CDS encoding branched-chain amino acid ABC transporter permease, with amino-acid sequence MNTGNVRSAGPGRGRLARTAGVVLLLAAAVALPFVSSSPYVLDVAILMLFYMCLALGLNVVVGYAGLLDLGYAAYFAVGAYTLGILTRTFHVNFWQALAAAGLFAMLLGLLIGMTVLRLRSDYLTMVTLGFGEIIRITANNLKITGGPTGIFGIMAPKVFGLSLGQPRNMYFVMLVLVVLTTVAMAHLGNSRVGRAWACLREDQDAAEAMGINTLGYKLLAYMTGTFWGGLTGAFFAVKMTAVSPNSFSFMQSVTVLMAVVMGGMGSVPGVILGGALVILLPELLRNVADWRYLVFGAALVLLMLFRPVGLWPARSGREREV; translated from the coding sequence ATGAACACGGGAAACGTCCGCAGCGCGGGACCCGGCCGGGGCCGCCTCGCCCGGACCGCAGGCGTCGTCCTCCTGCTCGCGGCGGCGGTGGCGCTGCCCTTCGTCTCCTCGAGCCCCTACGTGCTGGACGTCGCCATTCTGATGCTGTTCTACATGTGCCTCGCCCTGGGCCTCAACGTGGTGGTGGGCTACGCCGGCCTGCTGGACCTGGGCTACGCCGCGTACTTCGCCGTGGGCGCCTACACCCTCGGCATCCTGACCAGGACCTTTCACGTGAACTTCTGGCAGGCCCTGGCGGCCGCCGGCCTGTTCGCCATGCTGCTGGGTCTCCTCATCGGCATGACGGTGCTGCGCCTGCGCAGCGACTACCTGACCATGGTGACCCTGGGCTTCGGCGAGATCATCCGCATCACCGCCAACAACCTGAAGATCACAGGCGGCCCCACCGGCATCTTCGGCATCATGGCCCCGAAGGTCTTCGGCCTGTCGCTGGGGCAGCCCCGCAACATGTACTTCGTCATGCTGGTTCTGGTGGTGCTCACCACCGTCGCGATGGCGCACCTCGGCAACTCCCGGGTGGGGCGGGCCTGGGCCTGCCTGCGGGAGGACCAGGACGCCGCGGAGGCGATGGGTATCAACACCCTGGGCTACAAGCTGCTGGCCTACATGACCGGCACCTTCTGGGGCGGGCTCACGGGGGCCTTCTTCGCCGTAAAGATGACCGCCGTCTCGCCCAACAGCTTCAGCTTCATGCAGTCGGTGACGGTGCTCATGGCCGTGGTCATGGGCGGCATGGGCAGCGTGCCCGGCGTGATCCTCGGCGGCGCCCTGGTCATCCTGCTGCCGGAGCTGCTCCGGAATGTTGCGGACTGGCGCTACCTGGTCTTCGGCGCCGCCCTGGTGCTGCTCATGCTCTTCCGGCCGGTGGGCCTCTGGCCCGCCCGGTCCGGCAGGGAACGGGAGGTGTAG
- a CDS encoding ABC transporter ATP-binding protein → MPLLRVANVTLKFGGLTAIRDLSFHVDAGEIVSLIGPNGAGKTSVFNCITGFYRPVSGEIEFDGRSVLGLRPHRRTVLGMARTFQNLRLFPNLTALENVMAGTHCRTSAGLFASMLRLPSQRAEERRVRELALHWLEFVGLKDQAHRLAKNLPYGAQRRLEIARAMASQPKLLLLDEPAAGLNPAEKESLMELIHKICGSGVTPLLIEHDMGLVMRISSRLVVLDHGEKIAEGDPESVRDNPLVIEAYLGREEEEGA, encoded by the coding sequence ATGCCGCTCTTGCGCGTGGCCAATGTCACCCTGAAGTTCGGCGGCCTCACGGCCATCCGGGACCTCTCCTTCCACGTGGACGCGGGCGAGATCGTCAGCCTCATCGGGCCCAACGGCGCCGGGAAGACGTCGGTCTTCAACTGCATCACCGGCTTCTACCGGCCGGTCTCGGGCGAGATCGAGTTCGACGGCCGCTCCGTGCTGGGGCTGCGCCCTCACAGGCGGACCGTCCTCGGCATGGCGCGGACCTTCCAGAACCTGCGCCTCTTCCCCAACCTGACGGCCCTGGAGAACGTGATGGCGGGCACCCACTGCCGGACGAGCGCGGGCCTGTTCGCCAGCATGCTCCGCCTGCCCTCCCAGCGGGCGGAGGAGCGGCGGGTGCGGGAGCTGGCCCTCCACTGGCTGGAGTTCGTGGGGCTGAAGGACCAGGCGCACCGGCTGGCCAAGAACCTGCCCTACGGCGCCCAGCGCCGGCTGGAGATCGCCCGGGCGATGGCCTCCCAGCCCAAGCTCCTGCTGCTGGACGAGCCGGCGGCGGGCCTCAACCCCGCCGAGAAGGAGTCGCTGATGGAGCTGATCCACAAGATCTGCGGCAGCGGGGTCACCCCCCTGCTGATCGAGCACGACATGGGCCTGGTGATGCGGATCTCCTCCCGGCTGGTGGTGCTGGACCACGGGGAGAAGATCGCCGAAGGCGATCCCGAGTCCGTGCGGGACAACCCCCTGGTGATCGAGGCGTACCTCGGCCGGGAAGAGGAGGAGGGGGCGTAG
- a CDS encoding ABC transporter ATP-binding protein: MLELHDVHTFYGSIEALKGISLTVEEGEVVALLGGNGAGKSTTLRTISGLLRPRQGDVRFGGRSIVGRPPEEIVKLGIVQVPEGRRIFGPLTVEENLEMGAFLARGQKARIQEDMARVYDMFPRLRERRHQLAGTLSGGEQQMLAVGRALMARPRLLMLDEPSMGLAPNLVQFIMQTVREINRQGVTVLVVEQNARSALRLATRAYVIETGSVTLEGPANELARNDQVVAAYLGGRR, translated from the coding sequence ATGCTGGAACTCCACGACGTGCACACGTTCTACGGGTCCATCGAAGCCCTCAAGGGGATCAGCCTCACCGTGGAGGAGGGCGAGGTGGTGGCGCTGCTGGGCGGCAACGGCGCCGGCAAGTCCACCACGCTCAGGACCATCTCCGGCCTCCTCAGGCCCCGGCAGGGGGATGTGCGGTTCGGGGGGCGCTCCATCGTCGGCAGGCCGCCGGAGGAGATCGTGAAGCTGGGCATCGTCCAGGTGCCCGAAGGGCGGCGCATCTTCGGCCCGCTCACCGTGGAGGAGAACCTGGAGATGGGCGCCTTCCTGGCCCGGGGCCAGAAGGCCCGGATCCAGGAGGACATGGCCCGGGTCTACGACATGTTCCCCCGCCTGCGGGAGCGGCGGCACCAGCTGGCCGGGACCCTCTCGGGCGGCGAGCAGCAGATGCTGGCCGTGGGCCGGGCGCTGATGGCCCGCCCCCGGCTGCTGATGCTGGACGAGCCCTCCATGGGGCTGGCCCCCAACCTGGTCCAGTTCATCATGCAGACCGTGCGGGAGATCAACCGGCAGGGCGTGACCGTCCTGGTCGTGGAGCAGAACGCCCGCTCCGCCCTGCGGCTGGCCACCCGCGCCTACGTGATCGAGACCGGCAGCGTCACCCTGGAAGGGCCGGCGAATGAGCTCGCCCGGAACGACCAGGTGGTGGCGGCCTACCTGGGCGGACGCCGCTGA
- a CDS encoding branched-chain amino acid ABC transporter permease, with protein MSQVLEQLLNALVIGSFYALVALGYSMVYGIIRLINFAHGDLYMLGAFFGYSALLLLGKTFLGTGVTGILAAMLTAMALTGGLGVLVERIAYRPLRGSPRIILLITALGMSLFLENAVMVFKPWGASFRVYPVTLGRAGFDLFGVHIGYAHLAIFAMALFLMAGLHLFVEKSVWGKAMRAVAFDREAAQLMGINANRMISMGFFLGSIMAAAAGVMAGLYYGQINFLMGFLVGLKAFTASVLGGIGNLPGAMLGGMLLGVLEVFGTSAVGGQWKDVFAFGALILILVFKPTGLLGERTAGRM; from the coding sequence ATGTCACAGGTACTGGAACAACTGCTCAACGCACTGGTCATCGGCTCATTCTACGCGCTGGTCGCCCTGGGCTACAGCATGGTCTACGGCATCATCCGGCTGATCAACTTCGCCCACGGCGACCTGTACATGCTGGGCGCCTTCTTCGGCTACAGCGCCCTCCTGCTGCTGGGCAAGACCTTCCTGGGAACCGGCGTGACGGGGATCCTGGCGGCCATGCTGACCGCCATGGCGCTCACCGGCGGCCTGGGCGTGCTGGTGGAGCGGATCGCCTACCGGCCCCTGCGAGGCTCCCCCCGCATCATCCTGCTGATCACCGCCCTGGGGATGTCGCTCTTCCTCGAGAACGCCGTGATGGTGTTCAAGCCCTGGGGCGCGAGCTTCCGGGTCTACCCGGTGACCCTGGGCCGCGCCGGCTTCGACCTGTTCGGCGTGCACATCGGCTACGCCCACCTGGCGATCTTCGCCATGGCGCTCTTCCTCATGGCCGGGCTGCACCTCTTCGTGGAGAAGTCCGTCTGGGGCAAGGCGATGCGCGCGGTGGCCTTCGACCGGGAGGCGGCCCAGCTCATGGGCATCAACGCCAACCGGATGATCTCCATGGGGTTCTTCCTGGGCTCCATCATGGCGGCGGCCGCCGGCGTGATGGCCGGGCTCTACTACGGCCAGATCAACTTCCTCATGGGCTTCCTCGTGGGCCTCAAGGCGTTCACCGCCTCGGTGCTGGGCGGCATCGGCAACCTGCCCGGCGCGATGCTCGGCGGCATGCTGCTCGGGGTGCTGGAGGTCTTCGGCACCAGCGCCGTGGGCGGCCAGTGGAAGGACGTCTTCGCCTTCGGGGCCCTGATTTTGATCCTGGTCTTCAAGCCCACCGGCCTGCTGGGTGAGAGGACCGCAGGGAGGATGTAG
- a CDS encoding branched-chain amino acid ABC transporter substrate-binding protein, which translates to MVTSRNLRRFASLCLALSLVVLAGCSSAPPAQQSSGQSGGTQSQSGGTQTQSGSSSAPAASEGDILIGAVLPITGGSAKMGQDMQNSIQMAFDEINAQGGVLGRKLKLEVQDDACDPQSAVAAANKIVSMNVVAVISGYCSGAFLPTEPIYHNAGIGVVVPAANAVSLTEQGYEEINLINATNRDQARTAADYIVNQWNAQKVALIHDNSAFALELAELTREFLQGRAEVVAFEAITPGEKDFSAVLTSLKGKGPDAIYFTGYYAEGGLIINQARGLGITARIMVGDGANDPTLVEIAGAENAEGVAITTSPGAFDFTGSNEWVPRYREKYGEPGPYSVHAYDAANVVAEAIKQAGTTDRAAVAKAIRGINIEGISGPISFTETGNRKDGYFIVLEVKDGEFTVVQRAPR; encoded by the coding sequence ATGGTGACCTCCCGGAACCTGCGTCGGTTCGCGAGTCTCTGTCTGGCCCTGTCCCTGGTGGTGCTCGCCGGCTGCTCCTCCGCGCCGCCCGCTCAGCAGTCCTCCGGACAGTCCGGCGGGACGCAGAGCCAGTCCGGCGGCACGCAGACCCAGTCCGGCAGCAGCTCCGCACCCGCTGCGTCCGAGGGCGACATCCTCATCGGCGCCGTCCTGCCCATCACCGGCGGCAGCGCCAAGATGGGCCAGGACATGCAGAACTCGATCCAGATGGCGTTCGACGAGATCAACGCCCAGGGCGGCGTCCTCGGCCGTAAGCTGAAGCTGGAGGTACAGGACGACGCCTGCGACCCGCAGTCCGCGGTGGCAGCGGCCAACAAGATCGTCAGCATGAACGTGGTGGCGGTTATCAGCGGCTACTGCAGCGGCGCCTTCCTGCCGACCGAGCCGATCTACCACAACGCCGGCATCGGCGTCGTCGTGCCCGCGGCCAACGCGGTGAGCCTGACCGAGCAGGGCTACGAGGAGATCAACCTCATCAACGCCACCAACCGGGACCAGGCGCGCACGGCGGCCGACTACATCGTGAACCAGTGGAACGCCCAGAAGGTCGCCCTCATCCACGACAACTCCGCCTTCGCCCTGGAACTGGCCGAGCTGACCCGGGAGTTCCTGCAGGGCCGGGCCGAGGTGGTCGCCTTTGAGGCCATCACTCCCGGCGAGAAGGACTTCAGCGCCGTCCTGACCAGCCTGAAGGGCAAGGGGCCCGACGCGATCTACTTCACCGGCTACTACGCCGAGGGCGGCCTCATCATCAACCAGGCCCGGGGCCTGGGCATCACCGCCCGGATCATGGTGGGCGACGGCGCCAACGACCCGACCCTGGTCGAGATCGCCGGCGCCGAGAACGCCGAGGGCGTGGCCATCACCACCAGCCCGGGCGCCTTCGACTTCACCGGCTCCAACGAGTGGGTCCCGCGGTACCGGGAGAAGTACGGCGAGCCCGGCCCCTACAGCGTCCATGCCTATGACGCCGCGAACGTGGTCGCGGAGGCCATCAAGCAGGCCGGCACCACCGACCGGGCGGCGGTGGCCAAGGCGATTCGCGGCATCAACATCGAAGGCATCAGCGGGCCCATCTCGTTCACCGAGACCGGCAACCGCAAGGACGGCTACTTCATCGTGCTGGAGGTCAAGGACGGCGAGTTCACCGTTGTGCAGCGCGCTCCCCGGTAA